One window of the Sphaerochaeta associata genome contains the following:
- the rpsD gene encoding 30S ribosomal protein S4 yields the protein MARYTGPKCRYCRAERTKLFLKGERCHSGKCPMNDTKSTGLPGKDPRARSKKPTDYGLQLREKQKLKRTYCMLEKQFKLTFDEAARIPGKTGENLIMLLEQRLDNVVFRLHFAASRNQAAQFVNHGHIFVNGKRVSIPSYRLRPGDVVSVGAKGQKMLLVKENLKEYTKSGVCQWLSLDVDAMKGTFVAVPRRSEVTELEKINEQLVVELYSR from the coding sequence ATGGCAAGATATACTGGACCTAAGTGCAGATATTGCAGAGCCGAGAGGACCAAGTTGTTCCTCAAGGGAGAGCGTTGCCACAGCGGCAAGTGCCCGATGAACGATACCAAGTCCACCGGCCTTCCGGGCAAGGATCCCCGCGCACGTTCCAAGAAGCCGACCGACTACGGCTTGCAGTTGCGCGAAAAGCAGAAGCTGAAGAGAACCTATTGCATGCTCGAGAAGCAGTTCAAGTTGACCTTCGACGAAGCCGCAAGAATTCCCGGTAAGACTGGTGAGAATTTGATCATGCTTTTGGAGCAGAGGCTCGACAACGTGGTATTCCGACTCCACTTTGCAGCCAGCCGCAACCAGGCAGCTCAGTTCGTCAACCACGGCCACATTTTTGTGAACGGAAAGCGTGTGAGCATTCCTTCCTACCGCCTTCGCCCCGGTGACGTAGTCAGCGTTGGTGCAAAGGGTCAGAAGATGCTTTTGGTCAAAGAAAACCTCAAGGAATACACCAAGTCCGGTGTCTGCCAGTGGCTGAGCCTGGACGTGGATGCAATGAAGGGTACCTTCGTCGCTGTTCCGAGGAGAAGTGAAGTCACCGAGCTCGAGAAGATCAACGAGCAGCTGGTTGTCGAGTTGTATTCCAGATAA
- the rpsK gene encoding 30S ribosomal protein S11, giving the protein MATAKRKVKKTVYEGNVYIQATFNNTIVTVTDLNGNAVSWASAGGLGFRGAKKSTPYAAQTTAEKAAKAAMDSGLQEVNVFVKGPGVGRESAIRTLGVLGLKVRSIRDVTPIPHNGCRPRKSRRV; this is encoded by the coding sequence ATGGCTACAGCAAAGCGTAAAGTCAAAAAGACGGTATACGAAGGAAACGTCTACATTCAGGCGACCTTCAACAATACCATTGTTACCGTAACCGACCTCAACGGGAATGCGGTATCTTGGGCAAGCGCCGGCGGACTTGGGTTCCGCGGTGCCAAGAAGTCCACCCCCTATGCAGCACAGACAACTGCCGAAAAGGCAGCCAAGGCTGCTATGGACAGTGGACTGCAGGAAGTGAACGTATTTGTGAAGGGACCTGGTGTTGGCCGCGAAAGCGCCATCAGAACGTTGGGTGTGCTTGGACTGAAGGTCCGCTCCATCCGTGACGTCACCCCCATCCCCCACAATGGATGCAGACCTCGCAAGAGTAGAAGAGTCTGA
- the rpsM gene encoding 30S ribosomal protein S13, translating into MARIAGVDLPNKAVKIALTYIYGIGRFSAVEICEKTNINPDTNINTLSSEDLAVLRKVIEEEYKVEGRLRTEVALNIKRLMDIGCYRGLRHRKGLPVNGQRTKTNARTRKGKKKTVAAKKK; encoded by the coding sequence ATGGCGAGAATTGCAGGTGTAGATTTGCCGAACAAGGCAGTGAAAATCGCCTTGACCTATATCTACGGGATCGGTAGGTTTTCGGCGGTTGAAATTTGTGAAAAAACAAATATTAATCCAGATACCAACATCAACACCCTTTCCAGCGAGGATCTTGCAGTACTTCGTAAGGTAATCGAGGAAGAGTACAAGGTTGAGGGACGTCTTAGAACAGAAGTCGCTCTGAATATCAAGCGCCTTATGGACATTGGCTGCTATCGTGGCCTTCGTCATCGTAAGGGTCTTCCGGTAAACGGACAGCGGACAAAGACCAATGCCCGTACTCGCAAGGGTAAGAAGAAGACCGTTGCGGCTAAGAAGAAATAA
- the rpmJ gene encoding 50S ribosomal protein L36: MKVRASVKPICDKCKVVRRNGVVRIICDNPKHKQRQR; encoded by the coding sequence ATGAAAGTAAGAGCAAGTGTCAAACCGATTTGTGACAAGTGCAAAGTAGTCAGACGGAATGGGGTGGTCCGCATTATTTGTGACAATCCCAAGCACAAGCAGAGACAGAGATAA
- the secY gene encoding preprotein translocase subunit SecY: MANSLVEMYRIKDLRKKILITLGLLIVSRIGAVIPIPGIDPEVLKLFFLSQSSSSNIGLTEYLNFFSGGAFSNFSLFMLGVMPYISTQIIVQLLMLVIPSLKKLAQDPSGHKKIQQYTRYGTIVVCLIQSYVVTIYANSIPGVMTMGILPFTLVAMLTVTTGSMLLIWIGNKITQWGIGNGISLLIFAGIVARFPEAMSVLFRSISAGVLNPIVVLVVFVMFLVVVALVVYEEQGVRKIPVNYAKRVVGRKMYGAQSTYIPIKVNPSGVIPVIFASALLSFPLQIATTLGPEVRWLAAFANWLNPQGAPYLIIYALLIIAFAFFYTQVSMNPVEMAKQIRENGGSVPGVRSEKLEEYLTRVLNRIVLPGSLFLAFIALIPTLVQKFFNFPSTVAMLFGGTSLLILVGVDLDTMRQIEGVMKMHHYDGFNVSGKKSKHI, encoded by the coding sequence ATGGCAAACTCCTTAGTTGAGATGTATAGAATCAAGGATCTTCGGAAGAAGATACTCATTACCCTGGGCCTGCTGATTGTCAGCAGGATCGGGGCTGTGATTCCAATTCCCGGGATTGATCCGGAAGTTCTGAAACTGTTTTTTCTTTCACAGAGTTCTAGTTCCAATATCGGTCTGACTGAGTATTTGAACTTCTTCTCTGGCGGAGCATTTTCCAACTTCTCACTCTTTATGCTTGGTGTCATGCCTTATATCAGCACGCAGATCATCGTGCAGCTGTTGATGTTGGTGATCCCCTCATTGAAGAAGCTGGCTCAGGACCCGTCAGGCCATAAGAAAATTCAGCAATACACCAGATATGGTACGATTGTTGTATGTTTGATTCAGTCGTATGTAGTTACTATTTACGCCAATTCCATTCCCGGCGTGATGACTATGGGTATCCTTCCGTTCACGTTGGTAGCAATGCTGACTGTGACCACCGGTTCGATGCTCTTGATTTGGATCGGCAATAAGATCACCCAGTGGGGTATCGGTAACGGTATCAGCCTGTTGATCTTTGCCGGTATCGTCGCAAGATTCCCCGAGGCCATGTCGGTCTTGTTCAGAAGCATCTCCGCGGGTGTTCTGAATCCGATTGTAGTCTTGGTGGTGTTTGTGATGTTCTTGGTGGTTGTCGCTCTCGTAGTGTACGAAGAGCAGGGCGTCCGCAAGATTCCCGTGAACTACGCAAAGCGTGTGGTAGGCCGGAAGATGTATGGTGCACAGAGCACCTATATCCCCATCAAGGTCAACCCCTCCGGCGTTATCCCTGTAATCTTTGCAAGCGCATTGCTCTCCTTCCCGCTGCAGATTGCTACTACCTTGGGCCCGGAAGTAAGGTGGCTTGCCGCCTTTGCTAATTGGCTGAATCCGCAGGGTGCCCCCTATCTGATTATCTACGCCCTGTTGATCATAGCGTTTGCTTTCTTCTATACGCAGGTGTCTATGAACCCGGTTGAGATGGCCAAGCAGATTCGCGAGAATGGTGGCTCGGTTCCCGGTGTACGGTCCGAGAAATTGGAAGAGTACCTTACCAGGGTTCTCAACCGCATCGTTCTTCCCGGCTCTCTTTTCTTGGCTTTCATCGCCTTGATTCCCACGCTGGTACAGAAGTTCTTCAACTTCCCCTCGACCGTGGCCATGCTCTTTGGTGGAACGTCACTGCTGATTCTTGTCGGCGTTGACTTGGATACCATGCGTCAGATTGAGGGTGTCATGAAAATGCACCACTACGATGGGTTCAATGTGAGTGGAAAAAAGTCAAAACATATTTAG
- the rplO gene encoding 50S ribosomal protein L15: MGQINAPKGANTKKTIVGRGASSKGRSSGRGHDGQNSRSGGGVRLGFEGGQMPLYRRVARRGFSNSVFKQEYVVVSLDVISANFEDGDVVTLDALKDAGLVKGYNAQAKILSNGDLTKKVVIDGLKVSASAIEKIKAAGGEIR, translated from the coding sequence ATGGGACAGATCAATGCACCCAAGGGTGCCAATACAAAAAAGACTATCGTTGGTCGCGGTGCTTCCTCGAAGGGCCGCTCCAGTGGTAGGGGTCACGATGGACAGAATTCCCGCTCCGGCGGCGGTGTCCGTCTTGGCTTTGAGGGCGGTCAGATGCCTCTGTACCGTCGTGTCGCTCGCAGGGGTTTCTCGAACAGTGTATTCAAGCAGGAGTATGTTGTCGTGTCCCTCGATGTGATTTCCGCCAACTTTGAAGATGGCGATGTAGTTACCCTCGACGCCCTTAAGGACGCTGGGTTGGTTAAGGGTTACAATGCACAGGCTAAAATCCTGAGCAATGGGGATCTGACCAAGAAGGTAGTCATTGACGGACTGAAGGTTTCCGCAAGCGCAATCGAAAAGATTAAGGCTGCGGGCGGCGAAATCAGATAA
- the rpmD gene encoding 50S ribosomal protein L30, whose protein sequence is MMAEAKKIKVTLVKGLSGCLPNQRRTVKALGLGKISSSVVHDATPANLGMVRVVAHLVKVEEM, encoded by the coding sequence ATGATGGCTGAAGCAAAGAAAATCAAGGTCACCCTGGTCAAAGGCCTTTCCGGCTGCCTGCCTAATCAGCGCAGGACTGTCAAGGCTCTGGGACTCGGCAAGATTTCCAGCTCGGTTGTACATGACGCCACCCCTGCAAACCTTGGGATGGTCCGTGTAGTAGCTCACCTTGTGAAAGTCGAGGAGATGTAA
- the rpsE gene encoding 30S ribosomal protein S5, producing MERSRERDNNKNDGYVEKLIKLNRVAKVVKGGRRFSFSALVVVGDQNGKVGYGFGKANDVTEAIRKAVDRAKASMIVVPVKKSSIPHEIIGNYKSASVLLKPAVPGTGVIAGGAVRAICDACGINDILSKSLGSKNSINTVKAAFDALEHLFDAKVVAKNRGKSLSEMWG from the coding sequence GTGGAAAGATCTAGAGAAAGAGATAACAATAAGAACGACGGGTACGTTGAAAAGCTGATCAAGCTCAACCGTGTTGCCAAGGTTGTCAAGGGTGGTAGAAGGTTCTCCTTCTCTGCTCTGGTAGTCGTAGGCGACCAGAACGGTAAGGTTGGATATGGATTTGGCAAGGCCAACGACGTAACCGAAGCCATCCGCAAAGCCGTCGATCGTGCAAAGGCCAGTATGATTGTCGTCCCGGTGAAGAAGTCTTCAATTCCTCACGAAATCATCGGCAATTACAAGAGTGCCAGCGTGCTTCTCAAGCCCGCAGTACCCGGTACCGGTGTTATCGCCGGCGGTGCTGTGCGTGCCATTTGCGATGCATGCGGAATCAATGATATCCTGAGCAAGAGCCTTGGCTCCAAGAACTCCATCAATACGGTAAAGGCTGCATTCGATGCACTCGAGCACCTGTTTGATGCAAAGGTTGTTGCGAAGAATCGGGGCAAGTCCCTGAGTGAGATGTGGGGGTAA
- the rplR gene encoding 50S ribosomal protein L18, whose translation MNRVIDKRKKLARRKHHIRKNISGTASKPRMSVFRSNSHMYVQVIDDVAGCTLVSASSLEGELKGLKNTVADAAKLGEAVGKRMLEKNIDTCVFDRNGYLFHGIVKSIADGARKAGVKF comes from the coding sequence ATGAATAGAGTAATCGACAAGAGAAAGAAGCTTGCTCGCCGCAAGCATCATATTCGCAAGAACATCTCCGGTACTGCCAGCAAGCCAAGGATGAGTGTATTCCGCAGCAATTCCCACATGTATGTTCAGGTCATTGACGATGTAGCAGGTTGCACCCTTGTGTCCGCCAGCTCCTTGGAAGGTGAACTGAAGGGCTTGAAGAACACTGTTGCAGATGCTGCAAAGCTTGGAGAGGCCGTCGGGAAGAGAATGCTCGAGAAGAACATCGATACTTGTGTGTTCGATCGTAACGGCTATCTGTTCCACGGCATTGTCAAGAGCATCGCTGACGGCGCACGCAAAGCCGGCGTAAAGTTCTAG
- the rplF gene encoding 50S ribosomal protein L6, giving the protein MSRIGKLPITVPQGVKIAVTDGVIHVEGPKGKLNCPARPEVVLTIEGSVVKVAPRDESKEANAFQGLYRQLINNMVEGVSKGFSRTLLINGVGYRADLKGNLLTLNLGYSELVEVVIPQGITVVVENPNKVTLSGIDKQLVGQTCAEIRSLRGPEPYKGKGIRYDNEVIRRKAGKTASAKK; this is encoded by the coding sequence ATGTCCAGAATTGGAAAATTGCCAATCACTGTACCTCAAGGGGTCAAGATTGCCGTCACCGATGGTGTAATTCATGTCGAAGGTCCGAAGGGAAAGCTTAATTGTCCTGCCCGTCCTGAAGTGGTTCTCACCATTGAAGGTTCTGTGGTCAAGGTTGCTCCGAGGGATGAGTCCAAGGAAGCGAATGCCTTCCAGGGCCTCTATCGCCAGTTGATCAACAACATGGTGGAAGGTGTCTCCAAAGGCTTCTCCCGCACCCTGCTGATCAACGGCGTCGGCTATCGCGCCGATCTGAAGGGAAATCTTCTGACTCTGAACCTCGGGTACTCCGAGTTGGTTGAAGTTGTAATTCCCCAGGGAATCACTGTTGTTGTGGAGAACCCCAACAAGGTTACTCTCAGCGGCATTGACAAGCAGCTTGTCGGACAGACTTGTGCCGAGATCCGCTCTCTCCGTGGACCTGAGCCGTATAAGGGCAAGGGTATCCGGTATGATAACGAGGTCATCCGTCGCAAGGCTGGTAAGACCGCTTCGGCAAAGAAATAG
- the rpsH gene encoding 30S ribosomal protein S8 — MAVSDPVADMLTKIRNASLAKHEKVDISTSKMKLQIVKILKNEGFIKNFKKVTKDGISYIRVFLKYDETQGPVLHGIERISTPGRRIYTGYRDMPRVYNGHGVVVVSTSAGIITGKKATENKVGGELICSIW, encoded by the coding sequence ATGGCTGTAAGTGATCCAGTTGCTGATATGCTGACCAAAATCAGAAATGCTAGTTTGGCTAAGCATGAAAAAGTAGATATTTCCACTTCGAAGATGAAGCTTCAGATTGTGAAGATTCTCAAGAATGAAGGATTTATCAAGAACTTCAAGAAGGTGACGAAGGATGGTATTTCCTACATCCGCGTATTCTTGAAATATGATGAGACGCAGGGTCCTGTGCTGCACGGGATTGAACGTATTTCCACTCCTGGCCGCCGGATTTATACCGGATACCGGGATATGCCCCGTGTGTACAACGGACATGGTGTTGTTGTAGTATCCACTTCTGCTGGTATCATTACCGGTAAGAAGGCGACTGAGAACAAGGTCGGTGGTGAGCTGATCTGCTCTATTTGGTAA
- a CDS encoding type Z 30S ribosomal protein S14, with translation MAKKSMIVKANREPKFSSRHVNRCRVCGRPRGYMRQFDMCRICFRKLASEGQIPGVTKSSW, from the coding sequence ATGGCAAAGAAATCAATGATCGTAAAGGCCAATAGGGAGCCCAAGTTCAGTTCCAGACACGTCAATCGCTGCAGAGTTTGCGGCAGACCCCGTGGCTATATGCGCCAGTTCGATATGTGCAGGATCTGCTTCCGCAAATTGGCAAGTGAAGGCCAGATTCCTGGTGTTACCAAATCTAGTTGGTAG